Proteins encoded by one window of Pseudonocardia alni:
- a CDS encoding single-stranded DNA-binding protein has translation MSDNTATIVGNLTRTPVLRYTPNSIPVTDLTVAVNHRRKDPMTEQWHDVACTYYTVTCWRTLAEHAVRTFEKGHRVIVIGRMYVEEWTGREGDVRQSIRIEPSSVGLDIRFSPAAVAPRPSVSQAPSVPQARDTDDAATRWGAPPIEEPDHDGYGDTPDEGENAELDELARLATAPASSG, from the coding sequence ATGAGCGACAACACCGCCACCATCGTCGGCAACCTGACCCGCACCCCCGTCCTGCGCTACACCCCGAACAGCATCCCGGTCACGGACCTGACGGTCGCGGTCAACCACCGTCGCAAGGACCCGATGACCGAGCAGTGGCACGACGTCGCGTGCACCTACTACACGGTGACGTGCTGGCGGACCCTGGCCGAGCACGCGGTGCGGACGTTCGAGAAGGGGCACCGCGTGATCGTCATCGGCCGGATGTATGTCGAGGAGTGGACGGGCAGGGAGGGCGACGTGCGGCAGAGCATCCGGATCGAGCCGTCCAGCGTCGGGCTCGACATCCGCTTCTCCCCGGCGGCCGTCGCGCCCCGTCCGTCGGTGTCACAGGCACCGTCGGTGCCGCAGGCCCGGGACACCGACGACGCCGCCACGCGGTGGGGCGCCCCGCCCATCGAAGAGCCGGACCACGACGGGTACGGCGACACCCCGGACGAGGGCGAGAACGCGGAGCTCGACGAGCTCGCGAGGCTGGCGACCGCACCGGCCTCGAGCGGCTGA
- the ettA gene encoding energy-dependent translational throttle protein EttA encodes MADLIYTMRNVRKAHGDKVILENASISFLPGAKIGVVGPNGAGKSTVLKIMAGLENANNGDAFLKPGATVGILQQEPPLNEEKTVLGNVEEGLGDVKVKLDRYNAIAEEMATNYTDELMEEMGQLQEELDHADAWEIDSQLEQAMDALRCPPGDAEVSHLSGGERRRVALCKLLLSQPDLLLLDEPTNHLDAESVLWLEQFLANYPGAVLAVTHDRYFLDNVAGWILELDRGRTFPYEGNYSTYLEKKAERLAVQGKKDAKLQKRLKEELAWVRSNPKARQAKSRSRLDRYEEMATEAERHKKLDFEEIQIPPGPRLGSQVVEVSHLDKGFDDRQLIKDLSFTLPRNGIVGVIGPNGVGKTTLFKTIVGLEHPDSGEVKIGDTVKLSYVDQNRGGIDPKKTVFEVVSDGLDYIQVGNTEMPSRAYVAAFGFKGPDQQKPAGVLSGGERNRLNLALTLKQGGNLILLDEPTNDLDVETLGSLENALEQFPGCAVVISHDRWFLDRTCTHILAWEGTDENPAEWFWFEGNFEAYEKNKVERLGAEAARPHRVTHRKLTRD; translated from the coding sequence GTGGCGGATCTGATTTACACGATGCGGAACGTGCGTAAGGCGCACGGCGACAAGGTCATCCTGGAGAACGCGTCGATCAGCTTCCTGCCGGGGGCGAAGATCGGCGTCGTGGGCCCCAACGGCGCCGGGAAGTCGACCGTCCTCAAGATCATGGCAGGGCTGGAGAACGCGAACAACGGCGACGCCTTCCTCAAGCCCGGGGCGACGGTCGGCATCCTCCAGCAGGAGCCCCCGCTCAACGAGGAGAAGACCGTCCTCGGGAACGTCGAGGAGGGCCTCGGCGACGTGAAGGTCAAGCTCGACCGGTACAACGCGATCGCCGAGGAGATGGCGACCAACTACACCGACGAGCTGATGGAGGAGATGGGCCAGCTCCAGGAGGAGCTCGACCACGCCGACGCGTGGGAGATCGACTCCCAGCTCGAGCAGGCGATGGACGCGCTGCGTTGCCCGCCCGGGGATGCCGAGGTCTCCCACCTCTCCGGTGGTGAGCGCCGGCGTGTCGCGCTGTGCAAGCTGCTGCTGTCCCAGCCCGACCTGCTCCTGCTCGACGAGCCCACCAACCACCTCGACGCCGAGAGCGTCCTGTGGCTCGAGCAGTTCCTCGCGAACTACCCGGGCGCCGTCCTCGCGGTCACCCACGACCGGTACTTCCTGGACAACGTCGCGGGCTGGATCCTCGAGCTCGACCGCGGACGCACCTTCCCCTACGAGGGCAACTACTCCACCTACCTGGAGAAGAAGGCCGAGCGCCTCGCCGTCCAGGGCAAGAAGGACGCGAAGCTCCAGAAGCGCCTGAAGGAGGAGCTGGCCTGGGTCCGTTCCAACCCCAAGGCCCGCCAGGCGAAGAGCCGCTCGCGGCTCGACCGCTACGAGGAGATGGCGACCGAGGCCGAGCGGCACAAGAAGCTCGACTTCGAGGAGATCCAGATCCCGCCGGGCCCGCGCCTGGGCAGCCAGGTCGTCGAGGTCTCCCACCTCGACAAGGGCTTCGACGACCGCCAGTTGATCAAGGACCTCTCCTTCACGCTGCCGCGCAACGGCATCGTCGGCGTGATCGGTCCGAACGGTGTCGGTAAGACGACGCTGTTCAAGACGATCGTCGGTCTGGAGCACCCGGACTCCGGTGAGGTCAAGATCGGCGACACGGTCAAGCTGTCCTACGTCGACCAGAACCGCGGCGGGATCGACCCGAAGAAGACCGTCTTCGAAGTGGTCTCCGACGGGCTCGACTACATCCAGGTCGGCAACACCGAGATGCCGTCGCGCGCCTACGTCGCGGCGTTCGGCTTCAAGGGGCCGGACCAGCAGAAGCCGGCCGGGGTCCTGTCCGGTGGTGAGCGCAACCGCCTCAACCTGGCGCTGACGCTCAAGCAGGGCGGCAACCTGATCCTGCTCGACGAGCCGACGAACGACCTGGACGTCGAGACCCTCGGTTCGCTGGAGAACGCGCTCGAGCAGTTCCCCGGCTGCGCCGTGGTCATCTCCCACGACCGCTGGTTCCTCGACCGGACCTGCACGCACATCCTGGCGTGGGAGGGCACGGACGAGAACCCGGCCGAGTGGTTCTGGTTCGAGGGCAACTTCGAGGCCTACGAGAAGAACAAGGTGGAGCGGCTCGGCGCGGAGGCGGCGCGACCGCACCGGGTCACCCACCGTAAGCTCACCCGCGACTGA
- a CDS encoding NAD-glutamate dehydrogenase has protein sequence MASVPRDRVTAVNTRTGPEWIVSSGTTGQTGNTTSTDGPGGDPRPGSGAAAELVRLYARHTPETDATGGAELPGPATVVDTHLALGAHREPGRAAVRVAAAGGDAVTVDIVTDDMPYIVESALAGIGRAGGTARRVVHPILVVHRAADGTLTGVDTAADPTDPTEGASVESWMHVDLVSSGDLDPDALHAELEHTLSAVRQVVDDTAAMTLRARALADDLSGTGAATAADTDEDDVHPAEVADLLRWLVDDHFVFVGYRHYSRRTDDGGGPDGRLRPDTDTGLGVLRPGDAGANVFLPEETGAADPAGLLLFTRASERSRVLRAVHPYYVGVRTRDADGTVTGEHRFLGMLTVPARHESVLDIPVVARRIRGAIRRAGFPADSYSGQQMLEVFSQLPRAELFTSSQNRLHDTAVGVLEAGARRAVRLFVHPDPYRRFLSCLVYLPRDRYTTATRLKITDILRTRLGGTDVSYTAQVGDVELALLHLTITTDPGAEPVTVDLAELQVHVAEATRTWDDLLVAALGDAGPAARPMLAGVPESYKATVTPLRAVEDLRRLMTLGEKGEDAFDLRLYRSIEGDIRFALYVGDDPVTLTGVLPLLQQLDVEVVDERPYEFRRPDGRRCWLYDFGLRPPQPAGAPAVPTVTVEDAGRRFEEAFAAAWRGDAESDRFSALVLRAGLHWREAAVLRAYSRYTRQLGGLFTLQYTAGVLVAHPQVAQGLIALFRARFDPATADADERDAAHQRALENVTTLIDQVSGLDADRILRGLLAVIEATLRTNWFRGRPFFSFKLDPAAVPDMPLPRPRFEIFVYSPAVEGVHLRFGPVARGGLRFSDRQQDYRTEVLGLVKAQAVKNAVIVPVGAKGGFVVRRPGPAPEHVRDCYRTFISGLLDITDNLLTHADGATETLPPTDVVRHDGDDSYLVVAADKGTATFSDLANSVAESYGFWLGDAFASGGSVGYDHKAMGITARGAWESVKRHFRELGVDTQREEFTVVGVGDMSGDVFGNGMLLSEHIRLVAAFDHRHVFVDPTPDAATSYAERRRLFELPRSSWADYDTSLISAGGGVWPRTAKKVPVGPEIRAALGLADTVTAMSPPELIHAILLAPADLLWNGGIGTYVKASGETDGEVGDKANDAIRVDGRALRVRVVGEGGNLGLTQRGRIEFARHGGPDGAGGRVNTDAIDNSAGVDCSDHEVNIKILLDRPVADGSLDRDARNELLASMTDEVSALVLADNVAQNQVLGVARAHAPGMVGVHARMVTDLAGRTGLDRTLEVLPDEAGFARLAADGLGLTGPELATLLAHTKLDLTHRLLQTDLPDLPAFAPTLPGYFPHPLRERFDHAVRNHPLRREIIGTSLVNDMVDGAGISYAFRLGEEISAGPDDVLRAYTVTTRVFGLPALWEAVRRAEVGVPIADAVVLESRRLLDRVSRWFLTNRPQPLAVGAEVNRFAGPIAELRARLPELLQGRELDAVQERAAELRACGVPEEMVESAALSLYAYGLLDVVELVELSDREAEPRPGAEVARLYYALSEHLGVDQVLTAVSRLDRGDRWHALARLALRDDLYGSLRSITLDALRETPPGTGVDDAIAAWEQANSSKLARARSALEEIGASASLDLATLSVISRQLRGLAR, from the coding sequence ATGGCGTCGGTACCGCGGGATAGGGTGACGGCCGTCAACACACGCACGGGGCCGGAGTGGATCGTGAGCAGCGGGACGACGGGGCAGACCGGGAACACCACGAGCACCGACGGGCCGGGCGGTGATCCCCGCCCCGGGAGCGGTGCCGCCGCGGAGCTCGTCCGTCTCTACGCCCGGCACACCCCGGAGACCGACGCGACCGGCGGCGCGGAGCTGCCCGGGCCGGCGACCGTCGTCGACACCCATCTCGCGCTCGGCGCGCACCGCGAACCCGGCCGGGCCGCCGTCCGGGTGGCCGCCGCCGGGGGAGACGCGGTGACGGTCGACATCGTCACCGACGACATGCCCTACATCGTCGAGTCGGCGCTCGCCGGGATCGGCCGGGCCGGCGGCACCGCGCGGCGCGTCGTGCACCCGATCCTGGTCGTGCACCGCGCCGCCGACGGCACGCTGACCGGCGTCGACACCGCCGCCGACCCGACCGACCCCACCGAGGGGGCCTCGGTCGAGTCGTGGATGCACGTTGACCTCGTGTCCTCCGGGGACCTCGACCCCGACGCGCTGCACGCCGAGCTGGAACACACGCTCTCCGCGGTCCGGCAGGTCGTCGACGACACCGCTGCGATGACCCTGCGCGCCCGCGCCCTCGCCGACGACCTCTCCGGGACCGGTGCCGCCACGGCCGCCGACACCGACGAGGACGACGTGCACCCGGCCGAGGTCGCGGACCTGCTGCGCTGGCTCGTCGACGACCACTTCGTGTTCGTCGGCTACCGCCACTACTCCCGACGCACCGATGACGGGGGTGGCCCGGACGGGCGCCTGCGGCCCGACACCGACACCGGTCTCGGCGTGCTGCGCCCCGGCGACGCCGGCGCGAACGTCTTCCTCCCCGAGGAGACCGGCGCCGCCGACCCCGCGGGCCTGCTCCTGTTCACCCGGGCCAGCGAGCGCAGCCGGGTGCTGCGTGCGGTGCACCCGTACTACGTGGGGGTCCGCACCCGCGACGCCGACGGGACCGTCACCGGCGAGCACCGCTTCCTCGGGATGCTGACCGTCCCGGCCCGGCACGAGTCGGTCCTGGACATCCCGGTCGTCGCCCGCCGCATCCGCGGCGCCATCCGGCGCGCGGGCTTCCCGGCCGACTCCTACTCCGGGCAGCAGATGCTCGAGGTGTTCTCCCAGCTGCCGCGCGCGGAGCTGTTCACCTCGTCGCAGAATCGGCTGCACGACACCGCCGTCGGTGTGCTGGAGGCGGGCGCCCGCCGCGCGGTGCGGCTGTTCGTCCACCCCGACCCGTACCGCCGCTTCCTGTCCTGTCTGGTCTACCTGCCGCGCGACCGCTACACGACCGCGACCCGGCTGAAGATCACCGACATCCTGCGCACCCGGCTCGGGGGCACCGACGTCAGCTACACCGCGCAGGTCGGCGACGTCGAGCTGGCGCTGCTGCACCTGACGATCACCACCGATCCCGGCGCCGAGCCGGTCACGGTGGACCTGGCCGAGCTGCAGGTCCACGTCGCCGAGGCGACCCGCACGTGGGACGACCTGCTCGTCGCCGCGCTCGGAGACGCCGGGCCCGCCGCCCGCCCGATGCTGGCCGGGGTCCCCGAGTCCTACAAGGCGACGGTGACCCCGCTGCGCGCCGTCGAGGACCTGCGGCGGCTGATGACGCTGGGGGAGAAGGGCGAGGACGCGTTCGACCTGCGGCTGTACCGCAGCATCGAGGGCGACATCCGGTTCGCGCTCTATGTCGGCGACGACCCGGTCACCCTCACCGGTGTGCTGCCGCTGCTGCAGCAGCTCGACGTCGAGGTCGTCGACGAGCGGCCCTACGAGTTCCGCCGCCCCGACGGCCGTCGCTGCTGGCTCTACGACTTCGGGCTCCGGCCCCCGCAGCCCGCCGGAGCCCCCGCGGTCCCGACGGTCACCGTCGAGGACGCCGGGCGACGGTTCGAGGAGGCGTTCGCCGCGGCCTGGCGGGGCGACGCCGAGTCCGACCGGTTCTCCGCGCTCGTCCTGCGCGCCGGTCTGCACTGGCGCGAGGCCGCCGTCCTGCGGGCCTACAGCCGCTACACCCGCCAGCTCGGCGGGCTGTTCACCCTGCAGTACACGGCCGGCGTCCTGGTCGCCCACCCGCAGGTCGCGCAGGGTCTGATCGCCCTGTTCCGCGCCCGGTTCGACCCGGCCACGGCCGACGCCGACGAGCGCGATGCCGCCCACCAGCGGGCACTGGAGAACGTCACCACCCTGATCGACCAGGTCTCCGGCCTCGACGCCGACCGCATCCTGCGTGGCCTGCTGGCCGTCATCGAGGCGACGCTGCGGACCAACTGGTTCCGGGGCCGCCCGTTCTTCTCCTTCAAGCTGGACCCGGCCGCCGTACCGGACATGCCGCTGCCCCGTCCGCGGTTCGAGATCTTCGTGTACTCGCCCGCGGTGGAGGGCGTGCACCTGCGGTTCGGCCCGGTCGCCCGCGGCGGTCTGCGCTTCTCCGACCGCCAGCAGGACTACCGCACCGAGGTGCTCGGCCTGGTGAAAGCCCAGGCGGTGAAGAACGCCGTCATCGTCCCGGTCGGGGCGAAGGGCGGGTTCGTCGTGCGCAGGCCCGGGCCGGCGCCCGAGCACGTCCGGGACTGCTACCGGACCTTCATCTCCGGGCTGCTCGACATCACCGACAACCTGCTGACCCACGCCGACGGCGCCACCGAGACGCTGCCGCCCACCGACGTGGTGCGTCACGACGGCGACGACTCCTACCTCGTCGTCGCCGCGGACAAGGGCACCGCCACGTTCTCCGACCTGGCCAACTCCGTCGCCGAGTCCTACGGCTTCTGGCTGGGCGACGCGTTCGCCTCCGGCGGCTCGGTCGGCTACGACCACAAGGCCATGGGCATCACCGCCCGCGGCGCGTGGGAGTCGGTCAAGCGGCACTTCCGCGAGCTGGGCGTCGACACCCAGCGCGAGGAGTTCACCGTCGTCGGCGTCGGCGACATGTCCGGCGACGTGTTCGGCAACGGGATGCTGCTGTCGGAGCACATCCGGCTCGTCGCCGCGTTCGACCACCGGCACGTGTTCGTCGACCCCACCCCGGACGCCGCGACCTCCTACGCCGAGCGTCGCAGGCTGTTCGAGCTGCCGCGCAGCTCCTGGGCCGACTACGACACCTCCCTGATCAGCGCCGGTGGCGGGGTGTGGCCGCGGACGGCGAAGAAGGTGCCGGTCGGGCCGGAGATCCGGGCCGCGCTCGGGCTGGCCGACACGGTCACCGCGATGTCCCCGCCCGAGCTGATCCACGCGATCCTGCTCGCCCCCGCCGACCTGCTGTGGAACGGCGGCATCGGCACCTACGTCAAGGCGTCCGGCGAGACCGACGGCGAGGTGGGGGACAAGGCCAACGACGCCATCCGCGTCGACGGCCGTGCCCTGCGGGTGCGCGTCGTCGGCGAGGGCGGCAACCTCGGGCTCACCCAGCGCGGGCGGATCGAGTTCGCCCGCCACGGCGGCCCGGACGGCGCCGGCGGCCGGGTCAACACCGACGCCATCGACAACTCCGCGGGTGTCGACTGCTCCGACCACGAGGTCAACATCAAGATCCTGCTGGACCGCCCGGTCGCGGACGGCTCCCTGGACCGCGACGCCCGCAACGAGCTGCTCGCGTCGATGACCGACGAGGTGTCCGCCCTCGTGCTCGCCGACAACGTCGCGCAGAACCAGGTGCTCGGCGTCGCGCGCGCCCACGCCCCGGGCATGGTGGGTGTGCACGCCCGGATGGTCACCGACCTCGCCGGGCGCACCGGGCTCGACCGCACGCTGGAGGTCCTGCCCGACGAGGCGGGGTTCGCGCGCCTGGCCGCCGACGGTCTCGGTCTCACCGGCCCCGAGCTGGCGACGCTGCTCGCCCACACCAAGCTCGACCTCACCCACCGGCTGCTGCAGACCGACCTGCCCGACCTGCCGGCGTTCGCGCCGACTCTGCCCGGCTACTTCCCGCACCCGCTGCGGGAGCGCTTCGACCACGCCGTGCGCAACCACCCGCTGCGTCGCGAGATCATCGGTACGTCGCTGGTCAACGACATGGTCGACGGTGCCGGGATCAGCTACGCGTTCCGGCTGGGCGAGGAGATCTCCGCGGGCCCCGACGACGTGCTGCGCGCCTACACCGTCACCACCCGCGTGTTCGGGCTGCCCGCGCTGTGGGAGGCCGTCCGCCGGGCCGAGGTCGGAGTCCCGATCGCCGACGCGGTGGTGCTGGAGTCGCGGCGGCTGCTCGACCGGGTGTCGCGCTGGTTCCTGACCAACCGGCCGCAGCCGCTCGCCGTCGGCGCGGAGGTCAACCGGTTCGCCGGCCCCATCGCGGAGCTGCGGGCGCGGCTGCCCGAGCTGCTGCAGGGCCGCGAGCTCGACGCGGTTCAGGAACGTGCCGCGGAGCTGCGCGCCTGCGGGGTGCCCGAGGAGATGGTGGAGTCGGCCGC